The following DNA comes from Candidatus Binatia bacterium.
GGCTTCGATATTGCAGGCTGTTTCTGGACCGTTCTGGCGAACGCACAGGACTTCAACGCGCAAAACAAGCGCGACTACACGCTGTGGGCGATGCGCAATCCCGTCGATTTCTGCATCACTGCCGGCGTTGCGGTAGTCCCGCTCGCGCTCGCTGCCGTTCTCGAAGCAGCGCGTTCACCCGTCCAGCTTCGTGCACTCGCAACGTTCGGCATTGCCACCGTGCTCGCCTTCGTCGCTCTCGATGCGGCGGGTGTGAATCGCGGCGAGGTCATGCGTCTGTGGATCTTCCAGGCGGCATTCTTCGCAGTGCTCGCCGCCTGGACATGTGCGCGCGTACGCGGGTCCCTGACGTTTTATCTGGTGCTCGGCGTGAACATCCTGCAGGCAGCAGTCGGCCTCGACGTCGTTCGATTCCTGTAAACCCGCCGCATCAGATCGCGCAGCTGACGGGCTCGGCGCCGAGAAGCTCGGTCAGCACCGACGGCGATATGGAAACCAGATGCCCGCGCCGTCCTCCGTTGAGGAAGATCCGCGGCAGGTCGAGCACCGTCTTCTCGACGAAAACGCGCATCGATTTTCGCGTCGCGAACGGGGAAGTTCCCCCGACGAGGTAACCGCTGTGGCGCTCGGCGACCTCCGGTTTGCACGGCTCGATCGATTTTACGCCTGCGGCGCGGGCAAGGGACTTGGTGCTGACCTGCCGGTCGCCGTGCATCAGCACGATCAGCGGCTCGCGCGCCTCGTCCTGCATCACCAGCGTCTTGATGACCTCGTGCTCGGGCACGCCGAGCTGCCGCGAAGATTCGGCAGTGCCGCCGCGGTCGACGTAATCGTAGGCATGCTCGCCGAAGGCGACGTCGTGGCGGCGCAGCCACGCGATGGCCGGAGTCTCGCCGAGGTGCCGCGTCTTTTTCGCCACCGCGGCATTGTGCCGTGCGGGGCCAGAGGACGAAACTGCGGGGGCGACGGCGGCAGAGCCGCCTGCGTGCTTCGTCAGTGCGCCGCCGCGAACGGACCGGCAGGAAGCCGCACGGCCACGGGATCACCGTTCCCCGTGTCCACACGGTACGTTGCCCATCGGTACGCGTCCGGGCGCGAGGCGACCATGCGCGACGACTCCCACGACAGAGGTGTCGCCGGCGAATCGTCGAACGAAACGCTCGCGGCAACCGGCTCGAGAGGACGACGATCGAGGTCGGTGACGAAAAGCTCCACGTGCCGGTCGTTCTCGACCACTTCGACGTGCACGTTGCCGGCCATCGCGACGGTTCCGCCGTGGTGGGGCTCGTGATCCATCGAACACGACGTCGAATGTGCGCCGGACTCGCCGAGCCCCGACTGGAAGAACGGCAGCGCAAACAGCAGCAGGCCGATCGCGAGCGTACCGCTTCGCGACAGCATCAGCGACCGCCCGCGCTGTCGCGCGCCAGCCTGGCGGTGCACGCGACGAGGACGATCGTCGCGATGTACACGGGTCCAAGGTCGAAGCGCCAATGGCCCGGCTCGAAGAGCCCGCGCAGCGAGTCGGCGATGTGGACCAGCGCATGGGCGACCGAATAGGCGCTGGCAGCCACCATTGCCGGCAGCCTCAGTTCGCGGCGCCACACCGAGACGACCAGTGCAAGGCCGAGCAGCGTGAAGATGCAGCCGATGTCGCGAACGAAGTGTTCGTTGAGCGGGCCCGACGCCGGCACGTTCGCCGGAAGGTTGAGGTACCAGTGCAGCGGACTGGCGAGCATCCACAGGCCGTTGACGAGATTGCCAATGCCGAACAGCGCGACGACGACGGCCCAGCGCCCGGAAGCCTTGTCGTTCATCCGATCTTCCATCTTACCGTCAGCGAACGGGTTTCGCGTCGCTTGCGCGAGCCGGGATTTCGCAGGCACCGTCGGGGAGCAGGCCGAGCGGCTTGGCCTGGAGATTGAGATAGTTGCCGACGGCATTGAGCCAGGTCAGCTCGACGATCTCGCGCTCAGCGAAGTGGCGCCGCAGATTCTCGAACGTCTCGTCGCTCGCACGCCTGGTCGTGTTCACTTCTTCGATGTACTGGAGGGCAGCTTTTTCGCGAGCGCTGAAACGGTCGCTGGTACGGAACGAAGGCAATGCATCGACGTCGGCGCGCTCGACGGACTTGTGTTGCAGCGCAAGGCGCGTCTCGAGGTCGTCGCAGTAGAGGCAGCCGTTGACCCTGGAGCCGTAGACGCGCGCGAGGCTGCGCAATCTCGCGTCGAGCGAAAGGCCGTACTCCGAAGTGGCCATCAGCAGGATGTGGGCCAGCAGCGTGCGCGGCGCCCTTGCGAAGATGACGCCGACCGGCGCGGTCGAGCCGATCGAGAAGCGGTAGATCAGCGTGGTCAGCCACACCAGCGGGTTCCACGAACGGATCGGTGCCAGGCGCGGGGCGGCGGCTTCGGGCGAAGCCGTACGGGGAATATCTTGAGCGCGAATTGCCGATTCCATCGCAGGCTCCTTTGGCATCTGCGCGCCAAACCGCGCAGATATTGCACTTGCGTGGCAGGCCGGCAGTTGCGGCGGCGCAGACTGCCGGGCCCCGTCCAGCGGGCGCCCGGACGCCGTTTGCGCCGCGCCCTTTCGCAACCATCACGATCGAAGCGCAGCCGAGGTTACTCGTGCCTCGCAGAATTCGTCGCGCGGGCGGCGGCTGTCAAACGATCCAGCCGGCCAGGGTCGAAAGAGGCTGCGGTGCTTCGGGAGCCCACGGACGAGGCAGGTCGAGCTGCGCGGCTTCGTGGTCGAGCAGCCAGCGTTTCGCTTCGAGACCGCCGCCGAAGCCGGTCAGCGTCCCGTTGCTTCCGATGACGCGATGGCAAGGCACGATGATGCCGACGGGATTGGCACCGTTTGCCGCTCCGACTGCACGAACCGCAGCAGGTGAGCCGATCTCGGCGGCAAGCTCTCCGTAGCTTCGCGTCTGGCCGGCCGGAATCGTGCGCAGCGCAGCCCAGACGCGCTGCTGGAACGGCGTGCCCCAGCTTTCGACGTCGATCGGAGCCAGCGCATCGAGGTCGCCGTCAAAGTACGCTCGAAGCCGCGTAGCCACGCCGGCCGGGTCCTTGTGACGGCGCTTTTCGAACTTGGGAAAGCGCCGTTCGAGGTACGCGCATTGCCGCGCGGTAAGCGATCCGAAACTCAGCGCGACGACGCGCTTTTCGTGGACCGCAAGCGTGAGGAGACCGACAGGGGAGGTGAGCTCGCAGTTTTCGAGGATCATGATGCTTTCTCCATCGCCCGCGGCCTGGCCGCCAGGCTGTGCCACAAATAGATCACCGCATAAGAGCGCCACGGCCGCCACGCTTCGGCGCTGCGAAGCACCTGGCGCGCCGGGGCCGCAGGCTCGCTTTCCGACAGCGCGCGGCGCAGTCCGATGTCGCTTTCCAGGAATGCGTCCGGTTCGGCGAGCGCACGCATCGCGATGTAGTTGGCCGTCCACGGTCCCATTCCGGGAATCGCACAGAGGCGCTCGACTGCTTCGTCCAGACCGAGCGCCGCATCGAGCTTGAGCTCGCCGCTGGCAATCGCGACGGCCAGAGTGCGGATGGTCGCGGCGCGAGCGCGCGTCAGGCCGATGCGCGAAAGATCGGCCTCGGCCAGTGCGGCAGCGGAAGGGAAAACATGCGTGAGCGAGCCGCGAGGAGCCGGCAGCGGCGTGCCGAATTCCTCGGCCAGGCGTCGCGCCATCGTCGTCGCTCCGTGCACCGTGATCTGCTGCCCGAGCACTCCGCGCACCGCCATCTCGAATCCGTCCCATGCGCCCGGCACTCGAAGACCGGGCAGCGCAGCGACCAGGCTGCGAAGCGGCTCGGCCTGCGAGAGCTGCTCGGCGATGCGCGGAAAATCGGCGCCGAGGTCGAAAATCCGACGGACCTTTTCGACGACGCCGATCAGGTTGTGGCAATTCGCCAGCTCTACGCGCATCACCAGGTGCGCCGCGTGGTGCGGCGCGTCCTTGCCTGCCGTTCGTCGCGTAGCGCCGGCCGCACGCGGGTCACCGCCGCGGCGCACTTCGATCGTGCCCGCGACGCCGTCGATCGAGATCGTGCGCCGGTACGCGCCGTTTTCGACGCTCTCGACGCCGGGAATCGCGCGGTGCGCGAGGAACTCGAGCATCGCTTCCCATGCCAGCGGCGGACGGTACGGGAGTCGCACGAGAACGCCTGCGTTGGCGGACTCGCCGGTTCTTGTCTTCGGACCGCGAAGCTCGGTGGGCGAGCGTCCGAATGTCGCCTTCAGCGAATGGTTGAACTGCCGGATGCTCGTGAATCCCGACGTCATCGCGATCTCGGATACCGGAAGATCGGTCTGGTCGATCAACGTGCGCGCGAAGTGCACGCGCCTGGCGCGCGCGACGTCGCTCGGAGACGCGCCCAGATGCTGCGCGAACAGGCGCCGCAACTGGCGCTCGCCGATGCCGAGGCGCGCCGCGAAACGCTCGAGGTCTCCATCGTCGTCGAGGCCGCCTTCGCCGATCAACCGCAAGGCGCGCGACACGACGGCCGAGCTGCCGGCCCACGCCGGCGTTCCGGGCGCGGTTTCGGGGCGGCAACGCTTGCAGGGGCGGAACCCGGCTGCCTCAGCCGCGGCCGCGCACGGGTAGAAACGCATGTTTTTCAGTTTCGGCGGGCATACCGGGCACACCGGGCGGCAATAGATTCCGGTGGTCACAACGCCCGTGAAAAAGCGCCCGTCGAAACGGCGGTCCCGGGTGAGGATGGCCTCGTAACAGCGCGACGGGTCGAGATCCATGGGCCTCTTATAGGCCGGACGCCCGCCGATGTCTGGCAATTTCCGGACATGGTCGTCCGGGGCCACGCCGCGTCGTCCGGGGCCGGGGCCGGTCGTCAGCGTCCCTTGGCCAAATACACGTCGCCGCGCAGTCGCAGGAGCGGACGCTCGCCGGCGCGGCACCCGAGCTGCCATAGCAGCGCGTTCGGCGCACTGCCGTGCACGTGAATGCAGCCGCGGTGAATGAAAGCTCGGTGATGCTCATCGCAGACCGCGGTCAGATTCCACGCATCGTCCGGGCCGCCCCTGGAGCGGAACCGGACGTGGTGCGCATGCAGAGGGCCACGGCTTCGGCACGCAGGCACCTGGCAGCGGTGGGAGTCGCGCGCGAATACCGGATTTTCGTGACCGGGCAGCGCCAGCCACGTCAGATACGCGTGTGCGAGAATGCGCTCGAAGCCGCGCCAGCGAGGCTCGACTGCGCGCCGGCAGCCTTCGATCGCATCCTCGACGAGCGCGGCGACGCTCGCCGGCACGACGACGCCGATTCGCGCGGCCACGCGGCGGCCAAAACTTTCGAGGTCGGCTTCCGGACGCGCACGCATCTGGACTTTGGTCTCGTCGACGCGCGAGAGCGCGTCCGTGGTCACGTCGAGATCCAGAGGAGGCGGCGACTGCTGCGAATTGCCACCGATGTCGTCGGCGCGATCAAGCGCCCAGCTCACGTCGGCTTCGAGACGGCGCAGCGTGACGCGTTCGGCTCGCATGATCCACGCGGGCTCATGCTGCGGCGAAATGACCGGCAGAACAGCCGTGGCAGCAAGCCACGTCACGCGGCCTTCGCAGTAGGCCCGCAGCAGCATCGGCGACCGCAACGCGCACTGGCGATCGAGCCGGACGAGCGCCCTCGCTTTACTCCCGCAAACGCCGAGGCGGCTGTCTGCATAGAGGCGCAGATCGGCGAATCCGAGGCGCTGGTGGACAGCGCGATCCGCAATTTTCCGCAGCACCGCACCGAGATCCGCATCGATGCGTTGCATCACCGAGCGGACGCCGCACAGCCGCCGGTCGACCTCGTGCGCATCGACGAGATCGAGATTGAAACGAAAGCTCTCGAGCTCGCGATCGATCGCACGCAAGGTCGGCGGTGCTTCGATCCACGAAAATCCTTCACTGGTTCCATGGACGGCTTCGAACGAGGCAATCAGCGATTCCCTCCGCTCGCATGCAGCGCGCGGCGGGAGAGCCTCGACGGCCGGTGGTTCCCAGACCGGCCAGCTCATGGCTTCGGCTGCGACCGCTTCGGCAACGCGCGAAGCAGGGACGTCGGTCCCGCACACGCGCGAGGCAATGTCGC
Coding sequences within:
- a CDS encoding AlkA N-terminal domain-containing protein, translating into MDLDPSRCYEAILTRDRRFDGRFFTGVVTTGIYCRPVCPVCPPKLKNMRFYPCAAAAEAAGFRPCKRCRPETAPGTPAWAGSSAVVSRALRLIGEGGLDDDGDLERFAARLGIGERQLRRLFAQHLGASPSDVARARRVHFARTLIDQTDLPVSEIAMTSGFTSIRQFNHSLKATFGRSPTELRGPKTRTGESANAGVLVRLPYRPPLAWEAMLEFLAHRAIPGVESVENGAYRRTISIDGVAGTIEVRRGGDPRAAGATRRTAGKDAPHHAAHLVMRVELANCHNLIGVVEKVRRIFDLGADFPRIAEQLSQAEPLRSLVAALPGLRVPGAWDGFEMAVRGVLGQQITVHGATTMARRLAEEFGTPLPAPRGSLTHVFPSAAALAEADLSRIGLTRARAATIRTLAVAIASGELKLDAALGLDEAVERLCAIPGMGPWTANYIAMRALAEPDAFLESDIGLRRALSESEPAAPARQVLRSAEAWRPWRSYAVIYLWHSLAARPRAMEKAS
- a CDS encoding carboxymuconolactone decarboxylase family protein; translated protein: MESAIRAQDIPRTASPEAAAPRLAPIRSWNPLVWLTTLIYRFSIGSTAPVGVIFARAPRTLLAHILLMATSEYGLSLDARLRSLARVYGSRVNGCLYCDDLETRLALQHKSVERADVDALPSFRTSDRFSAREKAALQYIEEVNTTRRASDETFENLRRHFAEREIVELTWLNAVGNYLNLQAKPLGLLPDGACEIPARASDAKPVR
- a CDS encoding aminoacyl-tRNA deacylase, coding for MAKKTRHLGETPAIAWLRRHDVAFGEHAYDYVDRGGTAESSRQLGVPEHEVIKTLVMQDEAREPLIVLMHGDRQVSTKSLARAAGVKSIEPCKPEVAERHSGYLVGGTSPFATRKSMRVFVEKTVLDLPRIFLNGGRRGHLVSISPSVLTELLGAEPVSCAI
- a CDS encoding methylated-DNA--[protein]-cysteine S-methyltransferase, which encodes MILENCELTSPVGLLTLAVHEKRVVALSFGSLTARQCAYLERRFPKFEKRRHKDPAGVATRLRAYFDGDLDALAPIDVESWGTPFQQRVWAALRTIPAGQTRSYGELAAEIGSPAAVRAVGAANGANPVGIIVPCHRVIGSNGTLTGFGGGLEAKRWLLDHEAAQLDLPRPWAPEAPQPLSTLAGWIV
- a CDS encoding HNH endonuclease signature motif containing protein yields the protein MEADAHVVNALERLPAVCKALETGAIRWTHARLLAGVALPTSEGEWLQLALTSTTRRLAELVKDTRSALAADAPPTAHESAEQGHVRESSADPDACASAEAVAAGETPVPAVCPSPGAAAGTAPSVSESADPLVHWTIEVTRNGRKLWRMVGDIASRVCGTDVPASRVAEAVAAEAMSWPVWEPPAVEALPPRAACERRESLIASFEAVHGTSEGFSWIEAPPTLRAIDRELESFRFNLDLVDAHEVDRRLCGVRSVMQRIDADLGAVLRKIADRAVHQRLGFADLRLYADSRLGVCGSKARALVRLDRQCALRSPMLLRAYCEGRVTWLAATAVLPVISPQHEPAWIMRAERVTLRRLEADVSWALDRADDIGGNSQQSPPPLDLDVTTDALSRVDETKVQMRARPEADLESFGRRVAARIGVVVPASVAALVEDAIEGCRRAVEPRWRGFERILAHAYLTWLALPGHENPVFARDSHRCQVPACRSRGPLHAHHVRFRSRGGPDDAWNLTAVCDEHHRAFIHRGCIHVHGSAPNALLWQLGCRAGERPLLRLRGDVYLAKGR